In Castor canadensis chromosome 6, mCasCan1.hap1v2, whole genome shotgun sequence, the genomic window gaggtggagcacagttcttggggaggggtgctacattgtaacaagaggaacaTGAGtggtcctgcttctctgaacataaacaacttccAAAAAGCAGCTGAGCAGCATCTTGCCTTCTCACTGTCTTCTGAGGCTGAGGCTGTGCCAAATCTCCGCCTACAgaatatttgacataaacatcttaggaaaagcagctgctctgcatcttattctctccctattctgtggctggggctgtgccaaactcagcctgcagaacatcaagtacaactgtgcttatgtcctcataggcttctcctactctGTTTCccacatcctcctacctctgcctctcaagtagttgggtTACAGGTttttgccaccatgcctggcaagacTTTTAACtatatctttaatttatttaatagatatgacttatcagatttttattttttcttgcttcaGCTTTGGAAAACTGGGATTTTcctgaggggggagaaatggccttcAACTTGACTCCTCTACTCTGAGATTATCTGCTCCTGTCAAGAGCCTGTTGTTTGTTCTCATGCATAGAAAATTTCTGGTGCAAAACTGACCATAGCAGTCAGTTCTCATCTCTGAGGACTTTCCTTCTCAGAAATCTTAGTTTATTCCATTCTTATCATCTgccttctgttgctttaaaaagAGTTTCTGGCTTTAGCTAGTTCTCATGGTTGCTTTCTGCTTACAGATAATCCATCTAACCTAGAAGAAAAATTTCACCAAATATAAGCATTAGTTTTAACATACTTTTTTTCTGgtaattgaacccagagccttatgcttgACAAGCAAGTACTCTACACTTGAACtatgaccccagtccttttggttttattttatttttgagttagaggtcttgctaactttttcctgggtggcctcaaacttgtaatttttttttcctcaggaaaaTCCAAGGAAATACACACATTAATGCATGCTTAGACCTGggggtgtagcacagtggtaAAGTACATGCTtagaatgcatgaggccctgggtttgatccccaggaacacacacccacacacatgcacacacacacacacacacacacactccccaaaTACAAcagttcaatttttatttaataaagaaaaaggataaagaaagaatGATGTCCTCAAGTGTCCTAAATTCTTTTGAGGACTTTAGGATTATTTCAGGATCTCAGATTATTGTTTAAAAAGGATTGTGTCAAACAGTGATTTAACaggattgatttttgttttgcttttgtttggttcTAGGAAATGAACTCATGGTCTGATATGCACacattctctaccactgagctatacttccagcTCCCCTAACAATTTTAGTTAGTGAAAAAGAGGGTAAACTATATAAGATTTTCTCATTATTGCCTATAAAtgagaaatattatttttgtttgctttggcagtactggggtttgaaatcagaactTGCACTTCGTAAAAAGCTGctccagcacttgagccatgcctccagctctgagaattattttttaaatttaatactaGTGTTATGGAATAtttacaatgtgttagatatgtAGTCACCAAAGAATTAAGGTACTTTCTAGCTTACACAGTGCTCAGAACAGGAAAAGGGTCAAAATTTTACTGTATTAATATGTTCATGCAGCAGATTTTTAAtacaatttggaagaaacaattATGCTATGTTATGTTTATGGCCATGCTAGGGGTTTAACTTGATAATATAGTCAACCAGAAAATCCAAAGTAACTACAAGGAATTTCAACGAGGTTGAAGCAGTGGTAGAATACAGGCTTAGTATGCAAGCGGTCCTGAGTTTAATACCCAGAacaataacacaaaattaaaacaattttcaaaCACTCTGATCTTGAAAAAATGAAGCTATATGGTGAAGAGTTAccacaaataattcaaaatttcataaaagttcaaaatatttcattaaaaagataTTAATTAAAAGTCAATTAAAATAGAATGTTTTCTAGTACTCAAACAGTTTAAATTTGTGGAAAGGTAATTCACTAAGGGAAGACCAGATATGGAGGAAATACATACTTAATATCCactataataaaaatgtcaagtGCACTGAATATCAATTAAGAAGGAACATATTTAGTGCTATGGAGAGTATGCATAGTCCAATAAACAGTGATATGAATATTTAGATAATAGAATTTCTTGAAAGGCATTGCATTAAGAACTTTGCCAAAATTAACAAGAGATACATATAAACCACACAGGGGTTATGTGAACACCGAAGTTTTTTTACAGTTGAAGTTTTCCTTAATTCTCAGTCATGAGCCAAAAGGTTGGGGATTATTGGTTGCAAGAATTTGAACTCACCAGTCCCAGAGTCTCCAGTCAGACACACCTCATACTGGTAGCTGTGGGACAGCGTCCCCGCACCGCTGAAATCCACCACGTGGCCCGGAAAGTGGCCCTGGGGAACCGCAAAGCCAGACAGAGAAGACGGCCTGCTCCTCCTGCGCAGCCGCACCGCCACgaacaccagcacacacaagagGAAGAGCGACGACACCGACGCCAAGGCCACCACCAGGTGCAAGGTGAGCGCGTCGCCCCGTCCCTGCTCGGCCGCCGCTTCCTGCAGCGGCAGGTAGGGCTGGGAGAAGCCATCCACCAGCAGCACGTGCAGCGTGACGCTGGCAGACAGCGGCGGCTCGCCATTGTCCCTGACCAGCACCAGCAGCCTGTGCTTGGGCGCGTCGCGCTCGCTCAGCGGCCTGGCGGTGCGCACCTCGCCATTGTGCGGCCACACGCTGAAGAGCCCGGGCTCCGTGGCCTTGAGCAGCTGGTAGGACAGCCATGCGTTCTGACCCGGGTCGCCGTCCACCGCCACCACCTTGGTGAGCAGGTACCCCGGCTCGGCCGCCCTGGGCAGCAGCTCGGTGCAGGGCGCAGAGGCGTTCTGCATCGGGTACAGCACGAAGGGCGAGTTGTCATTGGCGTCCAGCACCAGCAGGCGCACGAGCGCCTGGCTGCTGAGCGCGGGCGAGCCGCAGTCGGCGGCGCCCACGCGGAACTCCAAGGCCTGCAGGGCCTCGTAGTCCAGCGGCCTCAGGGCGAACAGCTGCCCGCTGTCCGCGTCGATGGCCACGAGCGAGGCGAGGGCCAGGTGCGGCTCTAGGGGCGGCAGCAGCGAGTAGGTGAGCTGGGCGTTGGTGCCCGCGTCCCTGTCTGTGGCGCTCACGCTGCCTATGTGCAGGCCGGGGCTGTTGTTCTCGCGCACCCGCAGGGTGTAGGAGGTGTGCGTGAAGGCCGGGGCGTTGTCGTTCACGTCGGACACCTGCACGCTTATGCTGTGCTCCGTTTGCAGCCTGGGAGTCCCCATGTCTGAAACCGTGAAGGTGATGTTGTACTGGGATCTGCTCTCTCTGTCCAATGGCCTTTCTGTCACCAGGGTGTAGAAATTCTTGAATGTCGGTTTTAGAACGAAGGGAAGGTTGTCTGGAATGGAGCAAATCATCTTCCCATTGTCTCCAGAATCTCTATCTCGAATTCGGAAGATTGAGACTACTGTCTCAGGAGCATCTTCTGGGATGGCGCTGGTGAGTGAAGATATGGTGAGTTCTGGGGCGTTGTCATTCACATCCACCACCTCTATGACCACAGTGCCTTTCCCAGAAAGGCCTCCTCCATCCCTGGCCTCAAGGTCCACATGGTAAGATTTGATTTTTTCAAAGTCCAATTTCTTCTTCAGTCGGATTTCTCCAGTGACCTCGTTTATGGAGAAAGTTTGCTAAATTTCCTCGGATGCTTGCCACAGGCCATAGGAAACAGTCCCGAATTCCCCAGCATCTGCATCCCTAGCCAAGACGCTAAGGATTGGTGAATCCGCAGGGCTGTTCTCCAGGACCTGCACCCCATATGGGGTGTTCACAAACTCGGGAGCATTGTCATTGACGTCCATGACCAGGATTTGAACCAAGACTGAGCCAGACCTTGGTGGGGACCCACCATCTACAGCCATGAGGGTTAAGCTGAACTCAGCCTGTGCCTCTCGATCCAGCGCTTTGTCCTGTACCAAGTCTGGGTATTTCTTGCCCTCACTGTGATTTCGAGTGAGAACGTGAAAATGAGAATCAGGGCTGATACATCCAAATCCTCGGCTAATTTCATTGGAAATACAGTGCCTGGCTGACTGTTTTCCAGTATTTTCAGGAGCACTTCTCTATCCGGGAACACTGGAGCATGGTCATTTATGTCCTGGATCAATAATTCTCCTTGAAAAAATTGCGCTGGCCTTTCCAGGAGCACTTGGAAATGTAGTACACACGGATCCTTAGAACCACACAGGTCTTCCCGGTCTAGTTTCTCTCTCAGAAGCAAATCTCCAGTCTGAGGATCCAGCACCAAATGCTGCTTGTCATCGTCAGACACCACCCGTGCTGACCGGGTGGCCAGTTCCCCAGTTCCCAGGCCCAGGTCTTTGTTCAGATGAGCCACAAGGGAGCCACTCTCTGTTTCCTCTGGCAAGAAGTAATGAATAGGCTTTGCTTGAACCGGACACAAGAACATGAAAATTAAGGCTATAACTTGCCTGTTTGGTTGAATTCTCTCTAGCTTCTCCATACTGAAGTCCGGTGCTTACATCCAGTCTTTTCAGCTTTTTCAGAATGGGTTGAGATGTGGAATTCTGATTTCTTGTTTGTTGAAATCGTCACAAAATTGCTTTTAATCTTACATCCGTTTAGTATATCGTGGTCCAAACCTGTACCCCTTGCAAACCTTTTGCCTGTGGTTCTGATTTCGTCTTGCAATACAAAAGAACACCGGAGCTTTTTAGGGTTGTTTATTCACAAGTCTCTGCCTGCAGCGCCACCCTGCGTCTTGATTGAGTAAAAACACCTTTTGGaagtttctatataaatttcatatttaaaagtgtatggagtttttttttttcccccaaaacgTTGTTATTGCCTTAATTTGAAGAATTGATAATATTATTCTAATAGAGTCCATGAGCTAGAATAATCATAAGTACAAAGCAAGAAGCTATATCAGTGTTCCCACGCACCCCTATCAGTGGAACTTATAAGAACTCCATTGCTACTTTGCATTAAATAACCAGGAGGGAGAAATTCTTATACAATTTGAATTTACTTCACAGTAGTTACAAGTGTTTATTTCCAAGATCTGAGGACTTTACGTTGATGCCTATTCTGTACCACATTATTCTAAAAAGGGACTATTTTTCAAGGAATAGGAGCTATTGTTCCAACTAGTATACAAATAGTAATACAGTTGAATAAAGAGATACCCTGTTTCGTATTAGGTCATTTACAGTGTGGAACCACATTAAATCTAAAACTAAGGGAAAAGAATTAGAATCACACTCTTAGAACTGGAGTGAAAACGAACAGAGTTTTTACAAGATAAGGAAATAGAGGCTCGTGAATGGTAGGATATGATCGTTCCTGTTTTGAATAATAAAGGTAAGATTATATCAAGACAGAATCAGGTACGTAGAAGTCACAGAATTTTAAGATAAAGACTTTATTTAAGCTGTGCTTATTTAGTTAGATAGGtgtaaagtatattttataatgaatttgCCTGTTCCCACATTCTCCCTTTGTATTGGAACTATTAAATTCCCTGACCAGCTGATTTGGGGAATAACAAGAATCACTGATTTCCAATATCATGAGCACAAAGGACATTTCAATCATATGTGGATATTTCAATCGCCTCACATGCTTCGCAGTGAAATTTCAAAGAACTCTTTTTCCTTTGCATTATCTAACCCTAAGAGAGCAAACAGTGCCTTAGGGCTTTGTCTACTCTACAAGGTGAAGGAGAGAGACTTGTGTATAAAATATCTGGATTCCAGCACAGTGTGTGGCTGTTGAGATTACTCTGACACAGTAAGAAAGCACTTGTACCATGGAAACACAGTTAACCAGTTTACTGGTTACGCTTGGTATATTTGATGGAGTACTGTTTATTGAGCTAAATGTAGAATTTCCTTCACTTAAATATCTTATTTCGTTTAATATCTGATGAATTTAATTAACTTATAATTcatgttaaattattttaaaattatgtcaatAATCTCTAATTCCGTGACAAAGTATTATTGAAATTATACTGGAAAGCATGGCCTACAGTAGCCATTCAATGAGTACCATGTAAATAACTAAATCCACTTGAGTAATTATGTTCCTACCTATATGAGCAGATTATTGTCAGTTCATAAATTCATCCATGAGTACAACTGGATGTGTACAGATTCTGAGAGATGAGAATATAACACATGCTAAGCACTATTCAGATAAATTTACTTTGATTATAATTAAtcagttctttttcctcttttgtggtaaaggggtttgaactcagggccccacacttgatagacaggcactctatgcCTCTGCTCCAAGTCTGATAATCAGTTATTACAACAGATATTATAATGACAGTAATAATTATAATACCTTGgtatttcctttcatatttaaGGCAAATCAGAGAAAATGCAATATATATCAAcataaaatgaagtgaaaatataTACGCtgcaaagaatgaaaacaaaggttactgttgtttttgagatggaggtcttgctatgtagtccaggctggccttgaaatcccaattctcctgccttggcctccctagtgctggaattacaggagttcACCAGGACACAAGGcttaagaatattattttttgacataaatggaaaacaaatctccagggcaaaacaaagagaaaattgttCCTAATATAGTAGCTAGGTTCTACTTAGATTTAAACTAAAGAGTTTCAGAAGAAAATTCAAACtatgttttgctttcttattcCTAAATGTGGAGGAAGCAAGAATGCTGAGAGTGCGTTCTTTCAAGTTCCTTTTTTGCAATTCAGAAAGCAAATGAAATCTAAATGTTAGCATTACATGCAGGTATTATTCTAAGCATTTTACCTATTGTATTAACTCATTTCCTCAAGAGTCCTATGATGTTggcacattttatagatgaagaaattaggGCATAGAGATTTCAATAACCTGCCCAAAGTCATGCACCATGTGCTCCAGGATTTGAAAGGTTACATTGTAACTTTGGAATGCATTCTCTTGTATGTCTAAGTGGAAGTAGAGAAGTGAACAATAGTTTGGATAATTCACAGTAAACACAAACTTCAGCCTTGACTTGGGAACATAGATGTAATAGGTGAGATATATTTGTATTAAAGTTTTCCATCATTATTAGAACTTTAAAGTGTTTTCTCTCCCAGCAAAGAGAGATGCATATCCAagttagaaaatggaaagaaaataagtactCAGGGTTTTGTTGAGATCATTaattagataaaaataataatgacatatATATAATAAGTTATCCATATGTATGATAAATTACTTGTAGCCTTAAATActggagaaaaaaatctatgtgtatatcttttaaaatgctattaaattcaaataaaagttTAATGTTATAATAACGAGGGTGGCTTAGAAGGATGGCCTGGTATAATATGTCATGGATTTTTCTCCCAAATTGTGAAAGttatcaggaaaaaaatccattataACTGCAGAAAACAGGAATTAATGATATAAAGAGAGATCAGCTAAAAACTATGACATCCCAGTCAGGTAAGGTGTATTATCCATTCTGAAGGATTATTATGACAATTTACATAATTGGTTTCCAGACCTGAGGCatgaaattttaagtatttttccatttttaatatacaAGGAGAGATAGAATAGAATGACACTAGAATATTAAGCAGCACCTTTAACTCATCACTGGGAATATAGAAGCAAGAACTTTAAGCATCatttaagaaaagataaaaatcttttaaaagaaatttgaataCAAGTACTCCTAGAGTTCAAAATATGAAATGCATGCTTTTAACTTTTGAATTACCTGTTTTTAAACCAGagagtatttttaattttcatgattaCTTAAGGAATGTTTTGCTCTTAACTTGTGGGGAGAAAGTAGAGAGACGTTACATATTAAttattgaaagagaaatacatgATATAAATATTggagttctttttgtttgtgtgtacTGGGTGTCAAGCCCAGCCCCTCATGTCtgaaagctctctaccactgagatattcTCTCAGCCCTAGGTATTAGATTTTAGCAAGTGGttattagttttaaaaatgatttttacaatataatatttcaaaatgttaagatattaacattttgaaatgttaaagATACAGTTATTAAGTAGTTAATATTAATGGTTTCTGGAATTCATAATAACTTCTCACAGAAGGAATTCTCTTTTGGAATGTTCTGACAGACTAAATTCATCTGATCATATGGTGAAATACTACAACACAAACAGTGCTCATtggtaaaagaaaactaaaatttactATTGGCTAACCCTCCAAATTGCAACTTGTATGATATTTGTAAAACTCATACTCACTGAAATGCAAGGGCAGGAAGGAGATTCTTAAATACAGTGTGACATGAGAAATCTGTGATGAAATCTAAGACAATTTCTAGTAGTTCCTTCTGGTATATAGTAAGTAAAAAGATAGTATGTATATGTTTAATGCATTAAATATTCAATTATCTAATTTCAAGtgcttctaaaatcaggaagtgtgacttcttcatttttgttctttttcaagattcttTTGTCTATTCAGAGATCTTTGTAttctcatatgaattttagagtcaGTTTGCcagtttctgcaaaaaaaaagcaaactgggATTTTGATAGcatttgcattgaatctgtagaccaATTTGAGTATACAACCATTTGTGCAGCATTAGGTCTTCTCATTCATGAATGCTTTCTACttgagtctttttaaaatttctttcaataatgTTTTCTAGTGTTAAGAGTAAAAGTCTActtttttattaaattcatttttatgtgttttactCCTTTTGGAGCTGAtaagtggaatttttttcttcacttcattTTTGGTTTGTTCAATCCTAgtgtttagaaataaaattgatttttcaatATTGATCTTGTGTCCTGCAATCTTACTGAACCTATCAAATTTTATTAGTTCTAATTTTGGATGCCTTAGGATTTTGTATATGCATGTACATGCATGGTTGTGCCATCTAAACATGTAGATAGTTCTACTTTCATTTTCCAATATGAataattttactctttttctttgctAATAGCTATGCTGAAACATCCAGTACAATACTAAATAGAAGAAATGAAGGCAAacatccttgttttgttcctgatctgAGGGAGAAGCTTTCAGTCTTTCACTACTAATTAGCTGTGAAGCTGTAGAATTGCCTTTTATCAAGTCAAGGACTTCTCATATTATTCCTAATTTATTGAGCGTTTTTATCTTGAGaaggtgttggattttgttaaatgcttttcagcatttattgaaatgatttACGTAGTTTTGGTCTTTATTTTGCTGATAAGATGTATTGCACTTGTTTCTGTTGTTGAACCAACATGGCATGTCTTCTTGACCataatatgtaattttttataGGTTACTGGAGTCAGTATAATAATATTTGgttgagaaattttgcatctgTATTTATAAGGAAAATTGATGTGGTTTTGTTTCCTTGCATTATATTAGTCTGGTTTTGTCAACAAGGTAATTCTAGACTCATATAATGAGTTGAGTAATGGTCCCTAACTtccattttttaatgaatttgtcGAGTATTGGTGCTAATTCTTCTGTAAATGACTGGCAGAATTCTTTAGGGAAatcatctggtcctgggcttttctttgtggaAAGGTTTTGCTTACCCACTCGATGTCTTGAAAATCAATTCACATGttctatttcttccttattgTTGGCTTAAAATTGTTCATAGTGTTCTCTGataaccacattttaaaaatctgtatggtTGATTGTAGTGTTCCctcttttattccttattttgctaatttgatcctttttttgtggtactggggtttgaacacaacacagggccttatgcttgctaggcaggtgttctgctacttgagccactccacagtccttttttgtgttttgtgtttttaagagagggtctcccaaacttttcaccccagctggcctcaaactgcaatcctctgatcTCCGGAGGAAAGATTACAGTGTCAGTCACCAATGCCTGgccttttgtggttttttttcctggtttagTCTAGCTAAAGGATTGCCAATATCTTTTGATTCAATTGATTGTCAAGTCTCCAACTTTTGTTTCAATTGATTGTcactattgtttttatattttgcttcacTTATTTCTACTCTAaccttctcatttccttttgcttgtttggttttagTGTACTCTCCTTTC contains:
- the LOC109702596 gene encoding LOW QUALITY PROTEIN: protocadherin beta-4-like (The sequence of the model RefSeq protein was modified relative to this genomic sequence to represent the inferred CDS: inserted 2 bases in 2 codons; substituted 1 base at 1 genomic stop codon) translates to MEKLERIQPNRQVIALIFMFLCPVQAKPIHYFLPEETESGSLVAHLNKDLGLGTGELATRSARVVSDDDKQHLVLDPQTGDLLLREKLDREDLCGSKDPCVLHFQVLLERPAQFFQGELLIQDINDHAPVFPDREVLLKILENSQPGTVFPMKLAEDLDXISPDSHFHVLTRNHSEGKKYPDLVQDKALDREAQAEFSLTLMAVDGGSPPRSGSVLVQILVMDVNDNAPEFVNTPYGVQVLENSPADSPILSVLARDADAGEFGTVSYGLWQASEEIXQTFSINEVTGEIRLKKKLDFEKIKSYHVDLEARDGGGLSGKGTVVIEVVDVNDNAPELTISSLTSAIPEDAPETVVSIFRIRDRDSGDNGKMICSIPDNLPFVLKPTFKNFYTLVTERPLDRESRSQYNITFTVSDMGTPRLQTEHSISVQVSDVNDNAPAFTHTSYTLRVRENNSPGLHIGSVSATDRDAGTNAQLTYSLLPPLEPHLALASLVAIDADSGQLFALRPLDYEALQALEFRVGAADCGSPALSSQALVRLLVLDANDNSPFVLYPMQNASAPCTELLPRAAEPGYLLTKVVAVDGDPGQNAWLSYQLLKATEPGLFSVWPHNGEVRTARPLSERDAPKHRLLVLVRDNGEPPLSASVTLHVLLVDGFSQPYLPLQEAAAEQGRGDALTLHLVVALASVSSLFLLCVLVFVAVRLRRRSRPSSLSGFAVPQGHFPGHVVDFSGAGTLSHSYQYEVCLTGDSGTGEFKFLQPIIPNLLAHDXRIKENFNCKKTSVFT